One Frankia alni ACN14a DNA window includes the following coding sequences:
- a CDS encoding flavin reductase family protein, with amino-acid sequence MGSPMTVVDAATDPKLLRSTFGCFPSGVTAVCALVDGEPVGMAVSSFTSVSLDPPLVSVCVANTSTTWPRLRDPARLGVSVLGESHDVACRQLSARDGDRFAGISWRASDVGALFVADSAAALECELVREVAAGDHLIALLRVHALSSDTNVTPLVFHHSRFRQLVAH; translated from the coding sequence ATGGGATCCCCGATGACCGTCGTCGACGCGGCGACCGACCCGAAGCTGCTGCGCTCGACGTTCGGCTGTTTCCCCAGCGGTGTGACGGCGGTCTGCGCGCTCGTCGACGGTGAGCCGGTCGGCATGGCGGTGAGCTCGTTCACCTCGGTGTCGCTCGACCCGCCGCTGGTGTCGGTGTGCGTGGCGAACACGTCGACGACCTGGCCGCGGCTGCGGGACCCGGCCCGGTTGGGAGTCAGCGTCCTCGGCGAGAGCCACGACGTCGCCTGCCGCCAGCTCTCCGCCCGCGACGGCGACCGGTTCGCCGGCATCTCCTGGCGGGCCAGCGACGTCGGCGCGCTGTTCGTCGCGGACTCGGCGGCGGCGCTGGAGTGCGAGCTCGTCCGGGAGGTCGCGGCCGGCGACCATCTCATCGCGCTGCTGCGCGTCCATGCGCTCAGTTCGGACACGAACGTGACACCGTTGGTGTTCCACCACAGCCGGTTCCGCCAGCTCGTGGCCCACTGA
- a CDS encoding ABC transporter substrate-binding protein — MRVRLASPRGDRPGAAVADSGGHRRLARAASATVAGGLALTLAACAGSSSSSSSSSSGSSGNTDSLTEAVAALPTAFAYDAGAFTYEGFEFQINTQAQLVRNPTVTADRPNGSPMQNFFKFEGELAKSYDVSPDKLTYTFHLREGVKSVAGHELTADDVLYSYERKWNSTSVAPFISKPAIYDPAKQFKKVDAHTVSITIDRPGDGFTLLSLLANVSGDIFDSTLLKEHATKDDPYAVKWSAKNGNYGFGAYTLDKFTPGQSLVLKANPNYWEGEPAIKTITQKVVTNPGTRTNLLQNGDADIAVQLRPSDVVSMAKDSKLKTFNVDSIEYLDTFINTTRAPFTNPLVRQALSYAIPYQKIIDDVFMGRGDPMKGFINPHYPNYTTDGLRQGAYDPAKAKALLAQAGVKSVNAKILVENSIPALEQAAVQIQSAAADAGFTFTVDKQTATAVSDQKENKSFDIQLTLNKAISQSPPYELLLSLTKGSPLNTSNWSDDAYYAAVEKGNQAGDPLLPEAGKYWNQAQQIWQNGQPEIPIAFDQPNVVFRSNVDGYVYRSEGAIDFAHLSKSQ, encoded by the coding sequence ATGCGTGTCCGTCTCGCCTCGCCACGAGGTGACCGTCCGGGAGCCGCGGTCGCCGACTCCGGCGGGCACCGCCGGCTCGCCCGCGCGGCCAGCGCGACCGTCGCCGGCGGGCTGGCCCTCACGCTGGCCGCCTGTGCCGGCAGTTCCAGCTCGTCGTCCTCCTCGTCCTCGGGTTCCTCCGGTAACACGGACTCCCTCACCGAGGCGGTGGCCGCGCTGCCGACGGCGTTCGCCTACGACGCGGGGGCGTTCACCTACGAGGGCTTCGAGTTCCAGATCAACACCCAGGCGCAGCTCGTGCGCAATCCGACGGTCACGGCCGACCGGCCGAACGGTTCGCCGATGCAGAACTTCTTCAAGTTCGAGGGCGAGCTGGCGAAGAGCTACGACGTCAGCCCCGACAAGCTGACCTACACCTTCCACCTGCGCGAGGGCGTCAAGAGCGTCGCCGGCCACGAGCTGACCGCCGACGACGTCCTGTACTCCTACGAGCGCAAGTGGAACTCGACGTCGGTCGCGCCGTTCATCTCCAAGCCGGCCATCTACGACCCGGCGAAGCAGTTCAAGAAGGTCGACGCGCACACGGTCAGCATCACCATCGACCGGCCCGGCGACGGCTTCACCCTGCTGTCCCTGCTCGCGAACGTCAGCGGCGACATCTTCGACAGCACGCTGCTGAAGGAGCACGCGACGAAGGACGACCCGTACGCGGTCAAGTGGTCGGCGAAGAACGGGAACTACGGCTTCGGCGCCTACACGCTGGACAAGTTCACCCCCGGTCAGAGCCTGGTGCTGAAAGCCAACCCGAACTACTGGGAGGGCGAGCCGGCGATCAAGACCATCACCCAGAAGGTCGTGACGAACCCCGGCACCCGCACCAACCTGCTCCAGAACGGCGATGCCGACATCGCCGTCCAGCTCCGCCCGTCCGACGTGGTGTCGATGGCCAAGGACTCGAAGCTCAAGACCTTCAACGTCGACTCCATCGAGTACCTCGACACGTTCATCAACACCACCAGGGCGCCGTTCACGAATCCGCTCGTCCGCCAGGCGCTGAGCTACGCGATCCCCTACCAGAAGATCATCGATGACGTCTTCATGGGCCGCGGCGACCCGATGAAGGGCTTCATCAACCCGCACTACCCGAACTACACCACGGACGGGCTGCGGCAGGGTGCGTACGACCCGGCCAAGGCCAAGGCGCTGCTCGCCCAGGCGGGGGTGAAGAGCGTCAACGCGAAGATCCTGGTCGAGAACAGCATCCCGGCCCTGGAGCAGGCCGCGGTCCAGATCCAGTCCGCGGCGGCCGACGCGGGATTCACCTTCACCGTCGACAAGCAGACGGCGACCGCCGTGTCGGACCAGAAGGAGAACAAGTCGTTCGACATCCAGCTCACGCTGAACAAGGCGATCAGCCAGTCGCCGCCGTACGAGCTGCTGCTGTCGCTGACGAAGGGCTCGCCGCTCAACACCTCCAACTGGTCGGACGACGCGTACTACGCGGCCGTCGAGAAGGGTAACCAGGCCGGCGACCCGCTGCTCCCCGAGGCCGGCAAGTACTGGAACCAGGCGCAGCAGATCTGGCAGAACGGCCAGCCTGAGATCCCCATCGCCTTCGACCAGCCGAACGTCGTCTTCCGCAGCAACGTCGACGGCTACGTCTACCGCTCCGAGGGAGCGATCGACTTCGCCCACCTGTCGAAGAGCCAGTAG
- a CDS encoding ABC transporter permease has translation MREILRRQRWWLGRIIALPFQLLVFAAVSFLLVQSIPGDPVAVLTGGQADRANYAAIQKQLGLDGSLLHQLLRYLGHTVQLDLGNSIMTGRPVAHEFSDRLPATIELALMSLFFSILLAVGLSYLAVVRPRNPLSYVVRGYARVAGGLPDFAIGVAAVFVFYATLHWAPAPLGRLGSGVDDVPKVTGLPFLDTLLTGHLDATWSMAGHLVLPVGTLVISQAGVLVKMLIAGLEEAVDAPPTRFRIASGASRAMVRASLFRRALPPAVTTSGTLFGYALGGAVIVESIFGFTGIGGYLGDAVSSGDIPAMQGFLVIVAAVSLVVFLIVDLVNMSLDPRRRPGVRTEGS, from the coding sequence ATGAGGGAGATACTGCGCCGACAGCGGTGGTGGCTGGGCAGGATCATCGCGCTGCCGTTCCAGCTGCTCGTCTTCGCGGCCGTGTCGTTCCTGCTCGTGCAGAGCATCCCCGGCGATCCGGTGGCGGTGCTGACCGGCGGCCAGGCCGACAGGGCAAACTACGCCGCGATCCAGAAACAGCTCGGCCTCGACGGCAGCCTGCTTCACCAGCTCCTGCGCTACCTGGGGCACACCGTCCAGCTCGACCTCGGCAACTCGATCATGACGGGTCGGCCGGTGGCCCACGAGTTCAGCGACCGGCTGCCGGCGACGATCGAGCTCGCGCTGATGAGCCTGTTCTTCTCGATCCTGCTGGCGGTCGGCCTGTCCTACCTGGCGGTCGTGCGGCCCCGCAACCCGCTGTCCTACGTGGTGCGGGGCTACGCCCGGGTCGCCGGCGGCCTGCCCGACTTCGCCATCGGCGTCGCCGCGGTGTTCGTGTTCTACGCGACCCTGCACTGGGCACCCGCGCCGCTGGGCCGGCTGGGCTCCGGCGTCGACGACGTCCCGAAGGTCACCGGGCTGCCGTTCCTCGACACTCTCCTGACCGGCCACCTCGACGCGACGTGGTCGATGGCGGGCCACCTGGTGCTCCCGGTCGGCACGCTGGTGATCAGCCAGGCCGGGGTTCTGGTGAAGATGCTGATCGCCGGGTTGGAGGAGGCCGTCGACGCCCCGCCGACGCGGTTCCGCATCGCCTCGGGCGCCTCCCGGGCGATGGTGCGGGCGAGCCTGTTCCGCCGCGCGCTGCCGCCGGCGGTCACGACCTCGGGGACGCTGTTCGGCTACGCGCTGGGCGGCGCCGTCATCGTCGAGTCGATCTTCGGGTTCACCGGGATCGGCGGCTACCTCGGCGACGCCGTGAGCAGCGGTGACATCCCGGCCATGCAGGGCTTCCTGGTGATCGTCGCCGCCGTGTCGCTGGTGGTCTTCCTCATCGTCGACCTCGTGAACATGAGCCTCGACCCGCGGCGGCGGCCCGGGGTCCGGACGGAGGGATCGTGA
- a CDS encoding NUDIX domain-containing protein, giving the protein MIGVALGYIEANPDEMDLIRSLVVLALHGPAITARSTTPAHVTCRAAIVSPDWRVLEIMDSATSAWHLPGGHVDAGDSSLLGAALGLAARRAGVETNMVIPGGIIPFDVEARIVEAAPTRGEPEHVHYDMTYLFHVEDRSLAVPDSVSTRVRWVEPGQVAGRLGTKLTKASRHSRLVT; this is encoded by the coding sequence GTGATCGGTGTAGCCCTGGGCTACATCGAGGCGAACCCGGACGAGATGGACCTCATACGGTCCTTGGTCGTGCTGGCCCTGCACGGGCCTGCCATCACGGCACGTAGCACGACGCCGGCTCACGTCACCTGCCGCGCCGCGATCGTTTCCCCCGACTGGCGGGTTCTCGAGATCATGGATTCGGCCACGTCCGCCTGGCATCTGCCGGGCGGCCACGTGGACGCGGGTGACTCCTCCCTGCTCGGCGCGGCGCTCGGGCTCGCCGCCCGCCGCGCCGGAGTGGAGACGAACATGGTCATCCCCGGCGGAATCATCCCCTTCGACGTCGAGGCGAGGATCGTCGAGGCCGCGCCGACGCGCGGGGAACCCGAACACGTCCACTACGACATGACCTACCTGTTCCACGTCGAGGACCGCAGCCTCGCCGTGCCCGACTCCGTCAGCACCCGCGTCCGCTGGGTCGAGCCCGGTCAGGTCGCGGGCCGGCTCGGCACGAAGCTCACGAAGGCGTCCCGCCACTCCCGCCTGGTGACCTGA
- a CDS encoding MBL fold metallo-hydrolase yields the protein MPVPPFRLPDLDLDLPICLTCGVQYGAERVDCPVCEDERQYVGWEGQRWTSLARLRAEGYHGVLRPEGERVTGVGAEPKISIGQRALLVQTDAGNILWDCVPFLDDDLGGRVAELGGVTAIAVSHPHFYGAMVDWSRAFGGAPIYVHAADAEWLGRPDGAVELWSGDALTIGAGLTLINGGVHFAGGTVLHWAQGEGGRGALFSGDILQVVLDRRWVSFMYSYPNYIPERPSVVRRALDLLEPFDFDAVYGAFWQTVVRADGRAAVRRSADRYLRFVADTP from the coding sequence GTGCCCGTGCCGCCGTTCCGCCTTCCCGACCTCGATCTCGACCTGCCGATCTGCCTGACCTGCGGGGTGCAGTACGGCGCCGAGCGGGTCGACTGCCCGGTCTGCGAGGACGAGCGGCAGTACGTCGGGTGGGAGGGGCAGCGCTGGACGTCGCTGGCCCGGCTGCGCGCCGAGGGCTACCACGGCGTGCTGCGCCCGGAGGGCGAGCGGGTGACCGGCGTCGGCGCCGAGCCGAAGATCTCCATCGGGCAGCGGGCGCTGCTCGTGCAGACGGACGCGGGCAACATCCTCTGGGACTGCGTGCCCTTCCTCGACGACGACCTCGGCGGCCGGGTCGCCGAACTCGGCGGGGTCACCGCCATCGCGGTCAGCCACCCGCACTTCTACGGAGCGATGGTCGACTGGAGCCGGGCGTTCGGCGGGGCCCCGATCTACGTCCACGCCGCGGACGCCGAGTGGCTCGGCCGACCGGACGGCGCCGTCGAGCTGTGGTCCGGCGACGCGCTGACGATCGGCGCCGGGCTGACCCTGATCAACGGCGGGGTGCACTTCGCCGGCGGCACGGTCCTGCACTGGGCGCAGGGCGAGGGCGGGCGGGGGGCGCTGTTCTCCGGCGACATCCTGCAGGTGGTCCTCGACCGCCGGTGGGTGAGCTTCATGTACAGCTACCCGAACTACATCCCGGAGCGGCCCAGCGTCGTCCGCCGGGCGCTGGACCTGCTCGAACCGTTCGACTTCGACGCCGTCTACGGCGCGTTCTGGCAGACCGTGGTCCGCGCCGACGGCCGGGCCGCCGTGCGCCGCTCCGCCGACCGCTACCTCCGCTTCGTCGCCGACACCCCGTAG
- a CDS encoding serine/threonine-protein kinase, translating to MAQHDPLRDDDPRRVGPYTLLERVGAGGMGVVYLARDSVGRRVALKIPGSPGRANQIPHSHERFVAEVATHRTLTSERVVRFLDADVHGRPPWVALEYVQGANLSQVVSETGVFSHRFLLALAAELAEAVADIHAHGIVHRDLHPANVICLPNGIKVIDFGLARIQADDESLITKGPPIGVPAFMAPERFAGVVTRACDVFAWGCCVAYAAAGTPPFPNVAPRDAYAAVAGSPPVLTNLPGDLADLVGWALAKKPEDRPTASRVAAELQGLGVPVTRPAARPWPAQALPLISQAVPGPAIAGTDGWIDGPHAGTARSGSGDSGVVYRGPGGSGVHNSRIGDSELGDSELGDSELGDSRIGDSGLITTPSQPSRPEHPNHREPAPIGPRGAGAVVAAVVAAAFCLLGLALTAGGYAAGDVTGPVCAGLVAAAAGVLALVRAGRRAGPVAPVAPAGAAGAAGAAGAAGAAGAGAPRPPVGVPAWFVPVTVAVGGVAGGVFGLLLARGLWAGSPRAAAASELALACCFAAAFALYLRGSDPTRSAGHPTPRSGIRSPGGSGGTPS from the coding sequence ATGGCGCAGCACGACCCTCTCCGCGACGACGACCCCCGCCGGGTCGGGCCCTACACGCTGCTGGAGCGCGTCGGTGCCGGCGGCATGGGCGTCGTCTACCTGGCGCGCGACTCCGTCGGTCGGCGGGTCGCGCTGAAGATCCCGGGCAGCCCCGGCCGTGCCAACCAGATCCCGCACTCGCACGAGCGCTTCGTCGCTGAGGTGGCGACCCACCGGACGCTGACGAGCGAGCGGGTGGTCCGCTTCCTCGACGCCGACGTGCACGGCCGCCCGCCCTGGGTCGCCCTCGAGTACGTCCAGGGCGCCAACCTGAGCCAGGTCGTGTCCGAGACCGGCGTCTTTTCCCACCGCTTCCTGCTGGCCCTCGCCGCCGAGCTCGCCGAGGCGGTGGCCGACATCCACGCGCACGGCATCGTCCACCGGGACCTGCACCCGGCGAACGTCATCTGCCTGCCGAACGGCATCAAGGTCATCGACTTCGGCCTGGCCCGCATCCAGGCCGACGACGAAAGCCTCATCACCAAGGGCCCGCCGATCGGCGTCCCGGCCTTCATGGCGCCGGAACGCTTCGCGGGCGTCGTCACCCGGGCCTGCGACGTCTTCGCCTGGGGATGCTGCGTGGCCTACGCCGCCGCCGGGACGCCGCCGTTTCCCAACGTGGCGCCGCGCGACGCCTACGCCGCCGTCGCGGGCTCCCCGCCGGTCCTGACGAACCTGCCCGGCGACCTCGCCGACCTGGTCGGCTGGGCGCTCGCGAAGAAGCCGGAAGACCGGCCGACCGCATCCCGGGTGGCCGCCGAGCTCCAGGGCCTGGGTGTCCCGGTGACTCGCCCGGCCGCCCGCCCCTGGCCCGCGCAGGCGCTCCCGCTGATCAGCCAGGCCGTCCCCGGTCCGGCCATCGCCGGTACAGACGGCTGGATCGACGGCCCGCACGCCGGGACCGCCCGCTCGGGAAGCGGCGACTCGGGAGTGGTTTACCGGGGCCCCGGCGGCTCGGGAGTGCATAACTCACGGATCGGCGACTCGGAACTCGGCGACTCGGAACTCGGGGACTCGGAACTCGGGGACTCGAGGATCGGGGACTCGGGCCTGATCACGACGCCGAGCCAGCCGAGCCGCCCAGAGCACCCGAACCACCGCGAGCCGGCGCCGATCGGTCCCCGCGGCGCCGGCGCGGTGGTGGCAGCGGTGGTCGCAGCGGCGTTCTGCCTGTTGGGCCTCGCGCTCACGGCAGGGGGGTACGCCGCGGGCGACGTCACCGGCCCGGTCTGCGCCGGACTGGTGGCCGCCGCGGCGGGAGTGCTGGCCCTCGTCCGGGCCGGTCGCCGTGCCGGCCCGGTCGCCCCGGTCGCCCCGGCGGGTGCGGCGGGTGCGGCGGGTGCGGCGGGTGCGGCGGGTGCGGCGGGTGCGGGGGCCCCGCGCCCGCCGGTCGGCGTACCCGCCTGGTTCGTGCCCGTAACCGTCGCCGTCGGCGGCGTCGCCGGCGGTGTGTTCGGACTGCTCCTCGCCCGCGGGCTGTGGGCCGGCAGCCCGCGGGCGGCCGCGGCGTCGGAGCTCGCCCTGGCCTGCTGCTTCGCGGCGGCGTTCGCGCTGTACCTGCGAGGTTCGGATCCAACCCGGTCGGCGGGGCACCCGACCCCGCGATCCGGAATCAGGTCACCAGGCGGGAGTGGCGGGACGCCTTCGTGA
- a CDS encoding ABC transporter permease produces MTTTPTVGVAPAALGPLPAGAPGAPGAPATESTPAAPSSTGGGLRRWLPVVLRLLPLAVLVIIAIIGPWVAPHNPERVSGPTSAPPSGDHLFGTDTSGLDVFSQTLAATRTNVWVATVVVLLATAAGALLGLLTGMNESSRGPRGVIARIVGRVVDFVQAVPGMLLGLVAVAFYGASVTTLVLTLAVVLAPLQARLVRTEVLRVRSDAYVDAARMAGLSELRLTLRHVLPNSCRPALENMSVIFAVSIILTASLGFLGAGLPTPKPEWGSMISRGATDAAVGNWWPATFPTLALILTVAIIATTSSTLLGGRRGR; encoded by the coding sequence GTGACCACCACACCGACCGTGGGCGTCGCCCCGGCAGCGCTCGGCCCCCTACCCGCCGGCGCCCCCGGCGCCCCCGGCGCGCCGGCGACCGAGAGCACCCCGGCCGCCCCGAGCTCCACCGGCGGCGGCCTGCGGCGCTGGCTGCCTGTCGTACTGCGGCTGCTGCCGCTGGCCGTGCTGGTCATCATTGCGATCATCGGCCCGTGGGTGGCGCCGCACAACCCCGAGCGGGTCAGCGGCCCGACGTCGGCGCCGCCGAGCGGGGACCACCTGTTCGGCACGGACACCTCCGGTCTCGACGTGTTCTCCCAGACGCTGGCCGCAACCCGGACCAACGTCTGGGTGGCCACCGTCGTCGTGCTGCTGGCGACCGCGGCCGGCGCGCTGCTCGGCCTGCTGACCGGCATGAACGAGTCCTCCCGCGGCCCGCGCGGCGTGATCGCCCGGATCGTCGGGCGGGTCGTCGACTTCGTCCAGGCGGTACCCGGCATGCTGCTCGGCCTCGTCGCCGTCGCCTTCTACGGCGCCTCCGTCACCACGCTGGTCCTGACCCTGGCCGTCGTGCTCGCCCCGCTGCAGGCCCGCCTCGTGCGCACCGAGGTGCTGCGGGTCCGCTCGGACGCCTACGTCGACGCCGCCCGGATGGCCGGGCTCAGCGAGCTGCGGCTGACCCTGCGCCACGTCCTGCCGAACTCCTGCCGACCGGCGCTGGAGAACATGTCGGTCATCTTCGCGGTGAGCATCATCCTGACCGCCTCGCTGGGCTTCCTCGGCGCCGGCCTGCCCACGCCGAAGCCCGAGTGGGGCTCGATGATCTCCCGCGGGGCGACCGACGCGGCGGTGGGCAACTGGTGGCCGGCCACCTTCCCGACCCTCGCCCTGATCCTCACCGTGGCGATCATCGCCACCACCTCGTCGACCCTGCTCGGCGGCCGGCGCGGCCGGTAA
- a CDS encoding NtaA/DmoA family FMN-dependent monooxygenase (This protein belongs to a clade of FMN-dependent monooxygenases, within a broader family of flavin-dependent oxidoreductases, the luciferase-like monooxygenase (LMM) family, some of whose members use coenzyme F420 rather than FMN.) — MFHLGLFTGCGVQSWNGMWSGEGATEWLHPQLYIDTAKAVERAGFDCIILEDAHFIPDVFRGNMDFALHNGFHAPKQDLFVMAPFMLTATEHVGILPTLTTTFHPPYLAARTLATLDHISHGRGGANLVMSHNDRTAQNYGADAQADHDARYDAGDEWVALVEALWNSWDPDALVIDRERGVYVDTAKVRPIDFSGRFYRSRGPLNSLPPPQGRPVFSQAGGSGRGRDFAAKNVDLVMTNVTGIDTMKAFRDDVVAKALAHGRKPDSCKVMFNIAPVLGETRREAEEKRQRALAAAAANVEINLGWMSYYSGIDFGKFDLDAPMPALQTNASRSTTENLREKSGGMTLREFASYPASGAVELVGTPDAVAAQMGEVMDEVGGDGFLIQQPMYREGISMITDGLAPALRRRGLIRDGYAHRQFRDNLLDF, encoded by the coding sequence ATGTTTCACCTGGGCCTGTTCACCGGCTGCGGCGTCCAGTCCTGGAACGGGATGTGGTCCGGCGAGGGCGCCACCGAGTGGCTGCACCCCCAGCTCTACATCGACACCGCGAAGGCGGTGGAACGAGCCGGCTTCGACTGCATCATCCTGGAGGACGCCCACTTCATCCCGGACGTCTTCCGCGGAAACATGGACTTCGCCCTGCACAACGGATTCCACGCGCCCAAGCAGGACCTGTTCGTGATGGCGCCGTTCATGCTCACCGCGACCGAGCACGTGGGCATTCTGCCGACCCTGACGACCACCTTCCACCCGCCGTACCTGGCGGCCCGGACGCTGGCCACCCTCGACCACATCTCGCACGGCCGCGGCGGAGCGAACCTCGTCATGTCGCACAACGACCGCACCGCGCAGAACTACGGCGCCGACGCCCAGGCCGACCACGACGCCCGCTACGACGCCGGCGACGAATGGGTCGCCCTGGTCGAGGCGCTGTGGAACTCCTGGGACCCCGACGCCCTCGTCATCGACCGGGAACGCGGCGTCTACGTCGACACGGCCAAGGTGCGCCCGATCGACTTCTCCGGACGGTTCTACCGCTCCCGCGGGCCGTTGAACTCGCTGCCGCCGCCGCAGGGTCGCCCGGTGTTCTCCCAGGCCGGCGGCTCCGGCCGGGGCCGGGACTTCGCCGCGAAGAACGTCGATCTGGTGATGACGAACGTCACCGGCATCGACACGATGAAGGCCTTCCGCGACGACGTCGTCGCGAAGGCGCTCGCCCACGGCCGCAAGCCCGACTCCTGCAAGGTGATGTTCAACATCGCCCCCGTCCTCGGGGAGACCCGGCGGGAGGCCGAGGAGAAGCGGCAACGGGCGCTGGCCGCCGCGGCCGCGAACGTCGAGATCAATCTGGGCTGGATGTCCTACTACAGCGGCATCGACTTCGGGAAGTTCGACCTGGACGCCCCGATGCCGGCGCTGCAGACCAACGCCAGCCGCAGCACCACCGAGAACCTGCGCGAGAAGAGCGGCGGGATGACGCTGCGGGAGTTCGCCTCCTACCCGGCGTCGGGCGCCGTCGAGCTCGTCGGCACGCCGGACGCGGTCGCCGCGCAGATGGGCGAGGTGATGGACGAGGTCGGCGGTGACGGCTTCCTCATCCAGCAGCCGATGTACCGCGAGGGCATCAGCATGATCACCGATGGGCTGGCGCCCGCCCTGCGGCGCCGGGGACTGATCCGCGACGGCTACGCGCACCGCCAGTTCCGGGACAACCTGCTCGACTTCTGA
- a CDS encoding NtaA/DmoA family FMN-dependent monooxygenase (This protein belongs to a clade of FMN-dependent monooxygenases, within a broader family of flavin-dependent oxidoreductases, the luciferase-like monooxygenase (LMM) family, some of whose members use coenzyme F420 rather than FMN.): MFHMGWFVGHGFSVQSWKGTWSGAGAREWMMPDLYVDMARSLERACFDYMIFEDGLMIPDAFGGSMDTYLKYNMECPRHDPTALIGILGQATSRIGLIPTMSTSFYPPFMAARMLVTLDHLTRGRVGGNLVTSSSHRAAQNFGHAEHFEHDLRYRMADEWMDLVGKLWGSWEPGAVVFDEETGTFADGSKVHTIDFEGEFFRCRGPLNAVPGPQGRPVICQAGGSPAGREFAARNADTVICVPLGVAAMKAYREDMSARLIAAGRKPADCKVLYLIRPVLAETDAEAQEKRRRLRAAQREQAAIETQLAVMSYFSGLDFSTFDLDKPLPDLSGQVNGHQSSMTRYAKDSEDGKTLRELVSTHETTTSLELVGTPDTVAALMGEAMEEVGGDGFLISNDVDRHSIAQIADGLAPALKRRGLIRESYTHEHFRDNLLEF, translated from the coding sequence ATGTTCCACATGGGATGGTTCGTCGGACACGGCTTCAGCGTGCAGTCCTGGAAAGGCACCTGGTCCGGCGCCGGTGCCCGCGAGTGGATGATGCCGGACCTCTATGTGGACATGGCCCGGTCCCTCGAACGGGCCTGCTTCGACTACATGATCTTCGAGGACGGTCTGATGATTCCCGACGCCTTCGGCGGGAGCATGGACACCTACCTGAAGTACAACATGGAATGCCCGCGGCACGACCCGACCGCGCTCATCGGCATCCTCGGCCAGGCGACCTCGCGGATCGGCCTCATCCCGACGATGTCGACGTCGTTCTACCCGCCGTTCATGGCCGCCCGCATGCTGGTCACCCTCGACCACCTCACCCGCGGCCGGGTCGGCGGGAACCTCGTCACCTCCTCCAGCCACCGGGCGGCCCAGAACTTCGGCCACGCCGAGCACTTCGAGCACGACCTGCGCTACCGGATGGCCGACGAGTGGATGGACCTCGTCGGGAAGCTGTGGGGGTCCTGGGAGCCGGGCGCGGTCGTCTTCGACGAGGAGACGGGCACGTTCGCGGACGGCAGCAAGGTGCACACCATCGATTTCGAGGGCGAGTTCTTCCGCTGCCGCGGCCCGCTGAACGCCGTCCCCGGCCCGCAGGGCCGCCCGGTGATCTGCCAGGCCGGCGGCTCCCCGGCCGGGCGCGAGTTCGCCGCCCGCAACGCCGACACGGTCATCTGCGTCCCGCTCGGCGTCGCGGCGATGAAGGCCTACCGGGAGGACATGTCCGCCCGGCTCATCGCGGCCGGCCGCAAGCCCGCGGACTGCAAGGTGCTCTACCTCATCCGCCCGGTGCTCGCCGAGACCGACGCCGAGGCGCAGGAGAAGCGCAGGCGCCTGCGCGCCGCCCAGCGCGAGCAGGCGGCGATCGAGACGCAGCTCGCGGTGATGTCCTACTTCAGCGGCCTGGACTTCTCGACGTTCGACCTCGACAAGCCGCTGCCCGACCTCAGCGGGCAGGTCAACGGCCACCAGAGCTCGATGACGCGTTACGCCAAGGACAGCGAGGACGGCAAGACGCTGCGCGAGCTCGTCTCCACCCACGAGACGACCACGTCGCTGGAGCTCGTCGGCACCCCGGACACCGTCGCCGCGCTGATGGGCGAGGCCATGGAGGAGGTCGGCGGCGACGGCTTCCTCATCTCCAACGACGTCGACCGGCACTCCATCGCCCAGATCGCCGACGGCCTCGCGCCCGCGCTCAAGCGCCGCGGCCTGATCCGCGAGTCGTACACGCACGAGCACTTCCGGGACAACCTGCTCGAGTTCTGA